The proteins below come from a single Triticum aestivum cultivar Chinese Spring chromosome 5D, IWGSC CS RefSeq v2.1, whole genome shotgun sequence genomic window:
- the LOC123120474 gene encoding putative pentatricopeptide repeat-containing protein At1g77010, mitochondrial: MAVAVDVRGSIQLLRTCGAVAGQQLHQVLLKSGHVPSSLPPSNSVLLMYARFSPTHRRDARRLFDEMPGRNCFSYNSLVTAHLNSRDHAEALRLFRSMPERNNFSWNAVITGMVSAGDLDTAHSLLDEMPVKDAVAVNAVMHRYVRCGRVDEAFALFREIGSACGGAADSSPCNDLFVLATVVGACADRMKRDFGRQVHGRMVTAKIELDSVLSCALVDMYCKCGDVDSARRVFDGLAQIDEFSVSALVYGYASRGQLDEALHIFDRVENLNILLWNSLISGCALACLGDDAFALFVRMMRSDALPDSSTYASVLNVCGFSGMLKSGQQMHGCGLKSGTVNDMIAASALIDFYSKCSLWEDACRAFSELRFHDTVVLNSMITVYSNCGRTEEAKRVFSMITSKSVISWNSLVVGLSQNGHAIDAMELFCKMHRLGVRLDKVAIASALSASSNICSISFGEQIFSLATVLGLQSDHVVACSVIDLYCKCGNLANGCKIFDGIDKPDEVMWNSMLIGYASNGHGRKALELLELMRVSGVRPTERTFVGVLSACCHSGLVEEGLTWFKQMQEDFCLIPSAEHYACVTDLLVRAGRLDEAVEFIENMPFKADTVSWTTVVGGCKAQGNEALIQKMSKRLKQMEESGSPHSSLYVQLSSVLAAKGDWAKSAEMRGMMRERRIAKNPGCSWIDS; the protein is encoded by the coding sequence ATGGCCGTCGCCGTCGACGTCCGCGGCTCCATCCAGCTCCTCCGCACCTGCGGCGCCGTGGCCGGCCAGCAGCTGCACCAGGTCCTCCTCAAGTCCGGCCATGTCCCATCCTCCCTCCCGCCCTCCAACTCGGTCCTCCTCATGTACGCCCGTTTCTCCCCGACCCACCGCCGCGACGCACGGCGATTGTTCGACGAAATGCCCGGCAGGAACTGCTTCTCCTACAACTCCCTCGTCACCGCCCACCTCAACTCCCGGGACCACGCCGAGGCGCTCCGTCTCTTCCGCTCCATGCCGGAAAGGAACAACTTTTCCTGGAACGCAGTGATCACAGGCATGGTCTCTGCAGGGGATTTGGACACCGCCCATAGTCTGCTGGACGAGATGCCCGTCAAGGATGCTGTGGCTGTCAACGCTGTGATGCATAGGTATGTCCGGTGTGGCCGTGTGGATGAGGCGTTTGCTTTGTTCAGAGAGATTGGTTCGGCATGTGGTGGTGCAGCGGACTCCTCGCCGTGCAATGATCTTTTTGTGCTTGCTACGGTTGTTGGTGCTTGTGCTGACCGGATGAAGCGCGATTTTGGGAGGCAAGTGCATGGTCGAATGGTGACTGCCAAGATTGAACTGGATTCAGTTTTGAGTTGCGCATTGGTGGACATGTACTGCAAGTGTGGGGATGTGGACTCTGCTCGGCGTGTCTTCGATGGTTTAGCACAGATTGACGAGTTCTCTGTTTCTGCCCTCGTCTATGGCTATGCTTCACGTGGACAGCTAGATGAGGCGTTACATATTTTTGACAGGGTGGAGAACCTCAACATTCTTTTGTGGAATTCTCTCATCAGTGGCTGTGCATTGGCCTGCCTTGGAGATGATGCTTTTGCTCTTTTTGTAAGGATGATGCGGTCAGATGCGTTGCCTGATTCTTCGACGTATGCCAGCGTTCTGAACGTGTGTGGTTTTTCAGGAATGCTCAAGTCTGGGCAGCAGATGCATGGGTGTGGTCTAAAGAGTGGGACTGTCAATGACATGATAGCAGCAAGCGCTCTCATTGACTTCTACTCAAAATGCAGCCTATGGGAGGATGCCTGTCGAGCTTTCAGTGAGCTTAGGTTTCATGACACTGTGGTGCTCAATTCAATGATCACCGTGTACTCAAACTGTGGGCGGACAGAAGAGGCGAAAAGAGTTTTTTCGATGATCACTAGCAAGAGTGTCATATCATGGAATTCTTTGGTTGTTGGGTTGAGCCAGAATGGAcatgcaattgatgccatggagctgTTCTGCAAGATGCATCGCCTTGGTGTGCGGCTCGACAAGGTTGCTATAGCTAGTGCTCTGAGTGCATCAAGTAATATTTGCTCCATAAGTTTTGGGGAGCAGATTTTTTCTCTTGCTACTGTTCTTGGCTTGCAGTCTGACCATGTTGTAGCCTGTTCAGTCATCGATCTGTATTGCAAATGTGGCAACTTGGCCAATGGTTGCAAGATTTTCGATGGAATAGACAAGCCCGACGAAGTCATGTGGAACTCAATGCTAATTGGTTATGCTTCCAACGGGCATGGACGCAAGGCACTAGAACTCTTGGAGCTGATGAGAGTTAGCGGTGTAAGACCAACCGAACGGACATTTGTTGGTGTCCTTTCCGCGTGCTGCCATTCTGGACTTGTGGAAGAAGGACTGACATGGTTTAAGCAAATGCAGGAGGATTTCTGTCTGATCCCATCAGCTGAGCATTATGCATGTGTGACTGACCTGTTAGTCCGGGCAGGTCGGCTAGATGAAGCAGTCGAGTTCATAGAGAATATGCCCTTTAAAGCCGATACAGTAAGTTGGACTACAGTTGTCGGTGGTTGCAAAGCTCAGGGCAATGAGGCTCTGATCCAGAAGATGTCGAAGAGGCTGAAGCAGATGGAGGAATCAGGGTCACCACATTCGAGTCTGTATGTGCAGCTGTCCAGCGTGCTCGCTGCTAAAGGGGATTGGGCCAAATCAGCAGAAATGAGGGGTATGATGCGTGAGAGAAGAATTGCGAAAAATCCTGGTTGCAGTTGGATTGACAGTTAG
- the LOC123120475 gene encoding probable staphylococcal-like nuclease CAN2, translated as MGNILRSHQPQQQQQQQQEPLDPHGLAPDAAAIAALTRDLSSFESASMVPEGLGQHVTSSKEAQINWYKCILEAYRNTTPPRTPAEAAQLAATALNWIPRVDLECITPAWTNAVSHNHYGSQVNAKCIGDGDGFTAYVAVMDDPRESANVPQKVYDMVTERTQARIRRDCDTANTLRNTIDEAGYKIMIRSGSEILARKYRIRMRGIDAPELKMTYGKESKDALVKLIGEKSTRIYVYEQDQFGRYVGDIYCDSVFIQEQMLKNGHAWHFKNYDSRQEFSEWERKARAACQGLWALNNPKKPWDWRRDERNGRHITIKVY; from the exons ATGGGGAACATCCTGAGGTCCCATCAgccccagcagcagcagcagcagcagcaggaaccTCTGGATCCCCATGGCCtcgcgccggacgccgccgccattgccgcccTGACGCGCGACCTCAGCAGCTTTGAATCCGCATCCATG GTTCCGGAAGGGCTCGGACAGCACGTCACTTCATCCAAGGAAGCACAGATTAATTG GTACAAGTGTATTTTGGAAGCATACAGGAACACAACCCCACCGAGAACACCAGCAGAGGCTGCCCAGCTAGCTGCGACAGCCCTAAACTGGATCCCAAGAGTTGATTTGGAG TGCATTACACCAGCATGGACAAATGCTGTCTCTCATAATCACTATGGCTCTCAGGTTAATGCAAAGTGCATTGGAGATGGTGATGGCTTTACTGCTTATGTTGCTGTAATGGATGATCCCAGGGAGTCAGCAAATGTACCACAAAAAGTGTATGACATGGTGACTGAAAGGACTCAAGCACGCATCCGTAGGGATTGCGACACGGCTAATACTCTTCGAAATACCATTGACGAAGCTGGATACAA GATAATGATCCGTTCAGGCAGTGAGATCCTTGCAAGGAAATACCGGATCAGAATGAG GGGAATAGATGCACCGGAGCTGAAGATGACATATGGGAAGGAGTCAAAGGATGCTTTGGTGAAGCTCATTGGTGAGAAAAGCACCAGAATTTATGTGTATGAGCAGGACCAATTTGGCCGATATGTTGGCGACATCTATTGCGACAGTGTGTTCATCCAG GAGCAGATGCTGAAGAATGGTCACGCATGGCATTTCAAGAATTATGATTCACGCCAAGAGTTTTCTGAA TGGGAGAGAAAGGCAAGAGCTGCATGCCAAGGGCTTTGGGCGTTAAATAACCCTAAGAAGCCGTGGGACTGGAGAAGAGATGAGCGCAATGGAAGACACATCACCATTAAGGTCTATTAA